From Thalassotalea euphylliae, the proteins below share one genomic window:
- a CDS encoding bifunctional tRNA (adenosine(37)-C2)-methyltransferase TrmG/ribosomal RNA large subunit methyltransferase RlmN: MSEVVQVAEHTVSKVNLLNFDHQGLREYFESIGEKPFRADQMMKWMYHFGYDDFEKMTNLNKKLREKLARNCEIVAPEISQKQVSNDGTIKYALKLESGQEVETVWIPENNRATLCVSSQVGCALECSFCSTAQQGFNRNLSMAEIIGQVWRVANDIGATRIAGTRPITNIVMMGMGEPLLNMKNLIPALDTMLNDLGYGLSKRRVTVSTSGVVPALDMLKEKIDCALAISVHAPTNQLRDELVPINKKYPLEDFLAASRRYIDGSKAQKAVTVEYVMIDHVNDSTEQAHELAHALKDTPSKINLIPFNPYPGSPYKRSSNSRIDRFDKVLQSYGFTVITRRTRGDDIDAACGQLAGDVLDRTKRTAAIAAKRGEPANDIDVKVV; this comes from the coding sequence ATGTCTGAAGTGGTACAAGTGGCTGAACACACAGTCTCAAAAGTCAATCTACTAAATTTTGATCATCAAGGTCTACGTGAGTACTTTGAATCGATCGGTGAAAAGCCGTTTCGCGCCGATCAAATGATGAAGTGGATGTATCACTTTGGTTATGATGATTTCGAGAAAATGACGAACCTCAACAAAAAATTACGCGAAAAGTTAGCGCGTAATTGTGAGATTGTTGCCCCTGAAATCTCACAAAAGCAAGTGTCAAACGATGGCACGATTAAATACGCCTTAAAGCTTGAAAGTGGCCAAGAAGTTGAAACGGTTTGGATTCCGGAAAATAACCGTGCGACTTTATGTGTTTCATCACAAGTCGGTTGTGCTTTGGAATGTAGTTTTTGCTCAACGGCGCAGCAAGGCTTTAACCGCAACTTATCAATGGCAGAGATCATTGGTCAGGTATGGCGCGTTGCCAACGACATTGGCGCCACCCGTATTGCTGGCACCCGCCCAATTACCAACATCGTGATGATGGGCATGGGCGAACCGCTGTTGAACATGAAAAACTTGATCCCTGCGCTGGATACTATGCTTAACGACTTGGGTTATGGCTTGTCAAAACGCCGTGTCACGGTAAGTACTTCAGGCGTTGTACCAGCACTTGATATGCTGAAAGAGAAAATTGACTGTGCGCTTGCCATTTCAGTGCATGCGCCAACTAATCAGCTACGTGACGAGCTGGTGCCAATCAACAAAAAGTACCCACTTGAAGATTTTTTAGCGGCGTCTCGCCGCTATATCGATGGCTCAAAAGCACAAAAGGCGGTAACCGTTGAATACGTGATGATTGATCACGTGAATGACAGCACCGAGCAAGCTCACGAACTTGCCCACGCATTGAAAGATACGCCGAGCAAAATCAACTTGATCCCATTTAACCCTTACCCGGGCTCACCGTATAAGCGTTCAAGTAATTCGCGTATCGATCGCTTTGACAAAGTATTGCAGTCTTATGGCTTTACCGTGATCACTCGTCGTACGCGTGGCGATGATATTGATGCCGCATGTGGTCAATTGGCTGGCGACGTGCTTGATCGCACTAAGCGCACCGCGGCAATCGCTGCCAAACGCGGTGAGCCAGCAAACGATATTGACGTAAAAGTGGTTTAG
- the pilW gene encoding type IV pilus biogenesis/stability protein PilW, with amino-acid sequence MDKAFKLLALTTALVSLAGCVTQKYENSQTPVVQNESSNTEIAMTRISLGLGYLKMGNTTQAKLNLEKAKRFSPNLVQVYTAFAHYYETVGEDELTISSYEKALSLKPDDADTLNNYGVFLCRKDRLVEAEQQFLKAIAVPTYLLVSKSYENLALCQLKALDFEKAQVYLNKAVDHSPANASILYQMMRLQYAKGQYHQALAYAKRYEKATRRFTPESLSLSYKIYTSLGNQRIAKNYGTMLVKMFPESWHAQQYLLNELERIDADELAEQYTLLSVNQISANQLSANQTTVERKADNQLPAATLAKKVRVLKPNNKPPIAIKRSKASTRPSQTAQALSQTILSSPARSFADRQSVESTADKPAKPKKTIVLTAPKSPENSTSKPVVKLSPARPSPIATDANEPETSTSAVTEKLAVDEASAQDLELSATAAVINDSNQIVEQGVASLASEDSSISENNLTSEETLAEMTAESSGISEPQAPVYLTLADLPQHKVAKGENLFTISKHYNIYLRTLRQWNKLDETALLKVGDTVYLADPASVQAEQEQ; translated from the coding sequence ATGGATAAAGCGTTTAAACTTCTTGCCCTGACCACAGCCCTTGTCTCCCTTGCTGGCTGTGTTACGCAAAAATATGAAAATTCCCAAACGCCTGTCGTTCAAAATGAATCGAGCAATACGGAAATTGCCATGACCCGCATCTCGCTTGGGCTCGGTTACCTGAAAATGGGTAATACTACGCAAGCTAAGTTAAACCTTGAAAAAGCAAAGCGTTTTTCGCCAAACTTAGTACAGGTTTACACGGCGTTTGCCCACTATTACGAGACCGTTGGCGAAGACGAGCTAACCATTTCATCATATGAAAAAGCACTTTCGCTCAAGCCTGATGATGCTGACACGCTGAATAACTACGGTGTGTTTTTATGTCGTAAAGACCGCCTTGTAGAAGCGGAACAGCAGTTTTTAAAAGCGATTGCCGTACCCACCTATTTGCTGGTCTCTAAGAGTTATGAAAACTTAGCTTTATGCCAGCTCAAGGCGTTGGACTTTGAGAAAGCCCAAGTTTATCTGAACAAAGCGGTTGACCACAGTCCGGCCAATGCCTCAATTTTGTATCAGATGATGCGCCTGCAATACGCGAAAGGGCAATACCACCAAGCGTTGGCATATGCAAAACGCTACGAGAAAGCCACGCGTCGATTTACCCCTGAATCGCTCTCGTTAAGTTACAAAATATACACCTCTCTGGGGAATCAACGCATCGCGAAAAACTATGGCACTATGCTGGTGAAAATGTTCCCTGAATCTTGGCACGCGCAACAATACTTGCTCAATGAGTTAGAGCGTATTGATGCGGACGAATTGGCAGAGCAATACACTTTATTGTCAGTTAATCAGATATCAGCGAATCAGCTATCAGCCAATCAGACAACAGTTGAGCGTAAAGCAGACAATCAATTACCAGCAGCGACTTTGGCGAAAAAAGTTAGGGTGCTCAAACCGAATAATAAGCCGCCCATTGCAATTAAACGCAGTAAGGCTTCAACCCGCCCAAGCCAGACGGCACAAGCGCTCAGCCAAACGATATTGAGTTCACCTGCGCGCAGCTTCGCTGATCGTCAAAGTGTGGAGAGTACTGCGGATAAGCCAGCTAAGCCGAAAAAAACGATTGTGCTGACTGCGCCTAAATCACCAGAAAACTCAACATCGAAGCCTGTAGTTAAGCTCAGTCCTGCCAGACCAAGCCCAATCGCAACCGATGCAAACGAGCCTGAAACGAGCACGTCAGCGGTAACCGAGAAATTAGCTGTTGATGAAGCATCTGCTCAAGATTTGGAACTATCGGCAACGGCTGCGGTCATTAATGATAGCAATCAAATAGTTGAGCAAGGAGTTGCTAGTTTAGCTAGTGAAGATAGCTCAATAAGTGAAAATAATTTAACAAGCGAGGAGACTCTCGCTGAAATGACAGCAGAAAGTAGCGGGATTTCAGAGCCGCAGGCGCCTGTTTATTTAACGTTGGCGGACTTACCACAGCACAAAGTCGCCAAAGGTGAGAATTTGTTTACGATTTCTAAGCACTACAACATCTATTTACGCACGTTACGCCAGTGGAATAAGTTGGATGAAACCGCCTTGTTGAAGGTCGGCGATACCGTCTATTTGGCCGATCCGGCGAGCGTGCAAGCCGAGCAAGAGCAATAA
- the ndk gene encoding nucleoside-diphosphate kinase, translating to MAIERTFSIVKPDAVAKNVIGQIYNRFETAGLKIIASKMVHLSQEQAEGFYAEHKERPFFGALVEFMTSGPVMVQVLEGEGAVLKNREIMGATNPAEALAGTLRADYANSIDENAVHGSDALESAAREIAYFFTDEEICPRTR from the coding sequence ATGGCTATCGAACGTACTTTTTCTATCGTTAAACCAGATGCTGTTGCTAAAAACGTAATCGGTCAAATCTACAACCGTTTCGAAACTGCTGGTTTAAAAATCATTGCTTCAAAAATGGTTCACTTATCACAAGAGCAAGCTGAAGGTTTCTACGCTGAGCACAAAGAGCGTCCTTTCTTCGGTGCTTTAGTTGAGTTCATGACTTCTGGTCCTGTAATGGTTCAAGTATTAGAAGGTGAAGGCGCTGTTCTTAAAAACCGTGAAATCATGGGTGCGACTAACCCAGCTGAAGCACTAGCGGGTACTTTACGTGCTGATTACGCGAACTCTATCGACGAGAACGCAGTTCACGGCTCTGACGCACTAGAATCAGCTGCTCGTGAAATTGCTTACTTCTTCACTGACGAAGAAATCTGCCCACGCACTCGCTAA
- a CDS encoding RodZ domain-containing protein — MSKTSTELSEDIEVIGPGKMLAEARMAMGLSQQQVAEQLNFRPALVEKIEQEIFDSKLPDTFNRGYLKNYAKLVGVDEHDVLASYEMLGVAAKQRTELQSFSKITEKEAQHSRLMWLSYFILAALIASTVIYYLQDASNDSSTSSIAPVSDSQTNTSSQSSDVAKTQSGNAGVTDVAGVSDSSQELISPAQAATIASQASQTSQAQPELNATSTLAAPVQETLPANIEPNERVQVTATDAEVAQIPATAVFSFAGDCWVNIYDGTGERIAWGIKKAGYVMQLKGTAPFKVTVGKPELVAIDFNGESIDMSKYNVGNIAKFSLPESS; from the coding sequence ATGAGTAAAACATCAACTGAATTATCAGAAGATATTGAAGTAATTGGTCCTGGGAAAATGCTGGCTGAAGCCAGAATGGCTATGGGCCTGAGTCAGCAACAAGTTGCTGAACAGCTGAACTTTCGCCCTGCGTTAGTTGAGAAAATTGAACAAGAAATTTTTGACAGTAAACTACCAGACACTTTCAATCGCGGCTACCTGAAAAACTACGCAAAATTGGTCGGGGTTGACGAGCATGACGTACTCGCCAGTTACGAAATGTTGGGTGTTGCGGCCAAGCAGCGCACAGAGCTGCAAAGTTTTTCTAAGATTACCGAAAAGGAAGCTCAGCACAGTCGTTTAATGTGGCTAAGCTACTTTATTTTGGCGGCATTGATAGCGTCAACCGTGATCTATTATCTGCAAGATGCGAGTAACGACAGTTCAACATCAAGTATCGCGCCTGTTAGCGATAGCCAAACAAACACTTCATCACAGTCGTCAGACGTTGCCAAAACTCAGAGCGGTAATGCTGGTGTAACCGATGTTGCCGGAGTAAGTGACTCAAGTCAGGAGCTTATCTCGCCGGCGCAAGCGGCGACTATTGCAAGCCAAGCAAGTCAAACAAGCCAAGCGCAACCTGAGCTAAATGCCACTTCAACGCTTGCCGCTCCAGTACAAGAAACGCTACCAGCAAACATTGAACCAAATGAGCGCGTGCAAGTAACCGCCACTGATGCAGAGGTGGCGCAAATACCGGCAACAGCGGTTTTCTCGTTTGCCGGCGATTGCTGGGTTAATATTTACGATGGCACTGGCGAGCGCATCGCATGGGGCATAAAAAAAGCTGGTTATGTGATGCAACTTAAAGGTACCGCGCCTTTTAAAGTCACCGTTGGTAAACCTGAGTTAGTGGCAATTGATTTTAATGGTGAGTCTATCGACATGAGCAAGTATAATGTCGGTAATATTGCAAAATTTTCCTTACCAGAGTCTTCTTAG